One genomic window of Haloarchaeobius salinus includes the following:
- a CDS encoding DUF7346 family protein — protein sequence MRTVRDDDGRLLLVVKESGGSTLVRDPETGAEEFRPNDGLATVDDESALAVAAGAVPPAVRRILSATHDDRSLGLLVELVDREAVAVRELLADYDLCESDLLGLLTEFRAAGLVEEARIAGERGYAATELAADGVTALREDE from the coding sequence ATGCGAACGGTCCGCGACGATGACGGTCGGCTGTTGCTGGTGGTCAAGGAGTCCGGCGGGTCCACGCTGGTGCGTGATCCGGAGACCGGTGCCGAGGAGTTCAGACCGAACGACGGCCTCGCCACGGTCGACGACGAGTCCGCGCTCGCCGTCGCCGCCGGTGCCGTCCCGCCCGCTGTTCGCCGGATCCTGAGCGCCACCCACGACGACCGCTCGCTCGGCCTGCTCGTCGAACTCGTCGACCGCGAGGCCGTGGCTGTCCGTGAGCTCCTCGCCGACTACGACCTCTGCGAGAGCGACCTGCTCGGGCTGCTGACCGAGTTCCGCGCCGCCGGCCTCGTCGAGGAGGCCCGCATCGCCGGCGAGCGCGGCTACGCGGCGACCGAGCTCGCGGCGGACGGCGTCACGGCACTCCGCGAGGACGAGTAG
- a CDS encoding acyl-CoA carboxylase subunit beta, with amino-acid sequence MKVRISEGASAEEASAIAAALAEHVGDDVEVYVGRSDEPAATHDAPEDADETDVPEEYENLGPTEREELLLEQIEEILAGGPAKYKDTLHEENKLFVRDRIDLWFDADDDDDAFLFEDGRFAEFDADDKLPADGLITGGATFEGRDVHFMANDYTVKRGSMAAKGVEKFLRMQQRALKTGRPVLYLMDSSGGRIDQQTGFFANREGIGKYYYNHSMLSGRVPQVCVLYGPCIAGAAYTPVFADYTVMVEGMSAMAIASPRMVQMVTGEDISMQELGGARMHAEESGSADLVAESEEHARELVSQLVTYLPDNSDEKPPRAEATPPARSPEGIDSVVPQEPNKGYDMERVIERIVDEGSYFELKPDYGKEIITAYARIDGRPVGIVANQPAQRAGAIFPDAAEKAAEFIWKSDAFNIPLLYLADTPGFMAGSQVEKDAILEKGKKMIYATSSATVPKQCVVVRKAYGAGIYAMSGPAYDPESTIALPSGEIAIMGPEAAINAVYARKLNEIDDPEERAQREAELREEYREDIDVRRMASEVVIDDVVPPSSLRTELENRFRFYETVEKDLPDKKHGTVL; translated from the coding sequence ATGAAGGTGCGCATCAGCGAGGGCGCGTCGGCCGAGGAGGCGTCGGCCATCGCGGCCGCGCTCGCCGAACACGTCGGGGACGACGTCGAGGTGTACGTCGGCCGGAGCGACGAACCCGCCGCGACCCACGACGCTCCGGAAGACGCGGACGAGACCGACGTCCCGGAGGAGTACGAGAACCTCGGCCCGACCGAGCGCGAGGAGCTGCTGCTCGAACAGATCGAGGAGATCCTGGCGGGTGGCCCCGCGAAGTACAAGGACACGCTCCACGAGGAGAACAAGCTGTTCGTCCGGGACCGCATCGACCTGTGGTTCGATGCCGACGATGACGACGACGCGTTCCTCTTCGAGGACGGCCGCTTCGCGGAGTTCGACGCCGACGACAAGCTCCCCGCCGACGGCCTCATCACGGGCGGCGCGACGTTCGAGGGCCGCGACGTCCACTTCATGGCCAACGACTACACGGTCAAGCGCGGCTCGATGGCCGCCAAGGGCGTCGAGAAGTTCCTCCGGATGCAACAGCGCGCGCTGAAGACCGGCCGACCAGTCCTGTACCTGATGGACTCCTCGGGCGGCCGCATCGACCAGCAGACCGGCTTCTTCGCCAACCGCGAGGGCATCGGGAAGTACTACTACAACCACTCGATGCTCTCCGGGCGCGTCCCGCAGGTCTGTGTGCTGTACGGCCCGTGTATCGCCGGTGCGGCGTACACGCCCGTCTTCGCGGACTACACCGTCATGGTCGAGGGGATGTCCGCGATGGCCATCGCCTCCCCGCGGATGGTCCAGATGGTCACCGGCGAGGACATCTCGATGCAGGAGCTCGGCGGCGCACGGATGCACGCCGAGGAGTCGGGCAGCGCCGACCTCGTCGCCGAGAGCGAGGAGCACGCCCGCGAGCTCGTCTCCCAGCTCGTCACGTACCTGCCGGACAACTCGGACGAGAAGCCGCCGCGTGCCGAGGCGACGCCGCCCGCGAGGTCGCCCGAGGGCATCGACTCCGTCGTCCCGCAGGAGCCGAACAAGGGCTACGACATGGAGCGGGTCATCGAGCGCATCGTCGACGAGGGCAGCTACTTCGAGCTCAAACCCGACTACGGCAAGGAGATCATCACGGCCTACGCCCGCATCGACGGCCGGCCGGTCGGCATCGTCGCCAACCAGCCCGCCCAGCGCGCCGGGGCCATCTTCCCCGACGCCGCCGAGAAGGCCGCGGAGTTCATCTGGAAGTCCGACGCGTTCAACATCCCGCTGCTCTACCTCGCGGACACGCCGGGGTTCATGGCCGGCTCGCAGGTCGAGAAGGACGCCATCCTGGAGAAGGGCAAGAAGATGATCTACGCCACGTCCTCGGCGACGGTCCCGAAGCAGTGCGTCGTCGTCCGGAAGGCCTACGGCGCTGGCATCTACGCCATGTCCGGTCCCGCGTACGACCCCGAGTCGACCATCGCGCTCCCCTCGGGCGAGATCGCCATCATGGGGCCCGAGGCGGCCATCAACGCGGTGTACGCCCGGAAGCTCAACGAGATCGACGACCCCGAGGAACGCGCCCAGCGCGAGGCCGAGCTCCGCGAGGAGTACCGCGAGGACATCGACGTGCGCCGGATGGCTAGCGAGGTCGTCATCGACGACGTCGTGCCGCCGTCGTCGCTCCGGACCGAACTGGAGAACCGGTTCCGGTTCTACGAGACCGTCGAGAAGGACCTCCCGGACAAGAAACACGGCACGGTCCTGTAG
- a CDS encoding ArsR/SmtB family transcription factor produces MSNEWDADTLFDVFERADARRILALTSVEELSAQELADRCDASEATIYRRLDVLQNHDLVVEHERVDEHGNHFKTYATNLDEVCFQLRDGGFTIDVTYRRDLVDEDR; encoded by the coding sequence GTGTCCAACGAGTGGGACGCGGACACGCTGTTCGACGTGTTCGAGCGCGCCGACGCCCGACGAATCCTCGCGCTCACCTCCGTCGAGGAGCTGTCCGCACAGGAGCTCGCCGACCGCTGTGACGCCTCGGAGGCGACCATCTACCGCCGACTCGACGTGTTGCAGAACCACGACCTCGTCGTCGAGCACGAGCGCGTCGACGAGCACGGCAACCACTTCAAGACCTACGCGACGAACCTCGACGAGGTCTGTTTCCAGCTCCGCGACGGCGGGTTCACCATCGACGTGACGTACCGCCGTGACCTCGTCGACGAGGACCGCTGA
- a CDS encoding DUF7331 family protein, which yields MTGLSDHATQTDGRTADRDEIDGVESIETYETDDGTVFYDAENPLAWLEAGETFSLREHA from the coding sequence GTGACCGGCTTGTCCGACCACGCAACGCAAACTGACGGACGCACGGCCGATAGAGACGAGATTGACGGCGTCGAGTCCATCGAGACATACGAGACCGACGATGGCACCGTATTCTACGACGCCGAGAACCCGCTTGCGTGGCTAGAGGCCGGAGAGACGTTCTCCCTCCGAGAGCACGCCTGA
- a CDS encoding arsenic resistance protein: MTGLSKRWLQHNQVAVYAVAVLLAVAIGLGVPSASPVLEASIYPVLAVLLYVTFLEIPFVRIRRAFRNRRFMAAALGTNFLVVPVVAFALTRFLPDEPVLVVGALMVLLTPCIDYVITFTELAGGDAEQITAATPALMLVQLLLLPVYLWLFVGPEVAEFVEAGPFVEAFVVIIALPLLLAWATEFRAERSERSRRAARWRDAMGWLPVPMMGLTLFVVIGSQLPRVRDSLDSVATVVPVYVAFLVVMPLVGRLVARLLGMDVGESRALVFTSVTRNSLVVLPLALALPAGYELVPAVVVTQTLVELSGMVVLTRVVPAWLVPDSFASGTVVEGGTGD; this comes from the coding sequence ATGACAGGACTCTCGAAACGGTGGCTGCAACACAACCAGGTCGCCGTCTACGCCGTCGCCGTCCTCCTCGCGGTCGCCATCGGTCTCGGGGTTCCGAGCGCGAGCCCGGTGCTGGAAGCGTCCATCTATCCCGTGCTGGCGGTGCTGCTGTACGTAACGTTCCTGGAGATCCCGTTCGTCCGCATCCGTCGTGCGTTCCGGAACCGGCGGTTCATGGCAGCCGCCCTCGGGACGAACTTCCTGGTCGTGCCGGTCGTCGCCTTCGCGCTCACTCGGTTCCTGCCCGACGAGCCGGTGCTCGTCGTCGGCGCGCTCATGGTCCTGTTGACGCCGTGTATCGACTACGTCATCACGTTCACCGAGCTGGCCGGCGGCGACGCCGAGCAGATCACCGCCGCCACGCCGGCGCTGATGCTCGTGCAGTTGCTGTTGCTCCCGGTCTACCTCTGGCTGTTCGTCGGCCCCGAGGTCGCCGAGTTCGTCGAGGCCGGGCCGTTCGTGGAGGCGTTCGTCGTCATCATCGCCCTGCCGTTGCTGCTCGCGTGGGCGACCGAGTTCCGCGCGGAGCGGTCGGAGCGGTCGAGGCGGGCCGCACGCTGGCGGGACGCGATGGGCTGGCTGCCGGTGCCGATGATGGGTCTGACCCTGTTCGTGGTCATCGGCTCGCAGCTCCCGCGGGTTCGGGACTCTCTCGACAGTGTCGCGACGGTCGTCCCGGTGTACGTGGCCTTCCTCGTGGTCATGCCGCTGGTCGGTCGGCTGGTGGCGAGGCTGCTCGGGATGGACGTCGGCGAGAGTCGGGCGCTCGTGTTCACGTCCGTCACGCGGAACTCGCTGGTCGTCCTCCCGCTTGCGCTCGCGCTGCCGGCGGGCTACGAACTCGTCCCGGCCGTCGTCGTCACGCAGACGCTGGTCGAACTCTCGGGGATGGTCGTCCTCACACGGGTCGTCCCGGCGTGGCTGGTCCCCGACTCGTTCGCGTCCGGCACGGTGGTCGAGGGCGGGACCGGGGACTGA
- a CDS encoding DUF7322 domain-containing protein: MLEDEKGPGEPNPEEDLPDYEEELSPSIRIPEAPSPPSTADVDAPAGLQRKFWVLVLVFNGALLGVSLGAMYVGFRGDWTLGSRLLAGGLVCFGYGVFRLRTWDLPTGDGSRDTTGDGDRDPSDDDND, from the coding sequence GTGCTGGAGGACGAGAAGGGGCCGGGCGAACCCAATCCAGAGGAGGACCTGCCGGACTACGAGGAGGAACTCTCGCCCTCGATACGGATTCCGGAGGCCCCCTCGCCACCGTCGACAGCGGACGTCGACGCACCGGCGGGGCTCCAGCGGAAGTTCTGGGTGCTCGTCCTCGTCTTCAACGGCGCGCTCCTCGGCGTGAGCCTCGGTGCGATGTACGTCGGCTTCCGTGGGGACTGGACGCTGGGGAGCCGGCTGCTGGCCGGCGGCCTCGTCTGCTTCGGTTACGGCGTCTTCCGGCTCCGGACGTGGGACCTCCCGACGGGTGACGGGAGCAGAGACACCACCGGGGACGGCGACCGGGACCCGAGCGACGACGACAACGACTAA
- the mre11 gene encoding DNA double-strand break repair protein Mre11 gives MTRVIHTADTHLGYRQYHSPERQRDFLRAFERVVADAVEDDVDAVVHAGDLFHDRRPGLRDLQGTVAALRDLADADIPFLAVVGNHEGKRDGQWLDLFEDLGLATRLDATPHVVGDTAFYGLDFVPRSRREDLEYEFADHDADYAMLVSHGLFEPFAHADWDTERLLTESTVDFDALLLGDNHAPGVEEVDGTWVTYCGSTERASATERDDRGYNLVATEEGTVAISRRGIPDTRSFRFVDVELKEGEGVERVREAVREHDCEDAVVVVTVTGDGEPVSPAPVEELAIDRGALVARVNDRREFDEEQEVEVTFADPDEAVRERVRELGLSQAARDVDETVRASKVADSNVRDSVKERIERIVDDGDLEAFEDAEPAAEDAPDDVAVDDPVADESTDEGSEDDPQGSEPASTDGGDTVRAESDGATGSEGTPDEPADDADEQAAGTDSQSSMEEFL, from the coding sequence ATGACACGGGTGATCCACACCGCCGACACCCACCTCGGATACCGGCAGTACCACTCGCCCGAGCGCCAGCGGGACTTCCTCCGGGCGTTCGAGCGGGTGGTCGCGGACGCCGTCGAGGACGACGTGGACGCGGTCGTCCACGCGGGCGACCTGTTCCACGACCGACGCCCCGGACTGCGGGACCTGCAGGGGACCGTCGCCGCGCTCCGGGACCTCGCAGACGCCGACATCCCGTTCCTCGCGGTCGTCGGGAACCACGAGGGGAAGCGCGACGGGCAGTGGCTCGACCTGTTCGAGGACCTCGGGCTCGCCACCAGACTGGACGCCACCCCCCACGTCGTCGGCGACACGGCATTCTACGGGCTGGACTTCGTCCCGCGGTCGCGTCGGGAGGACCTGGAGTACGAGTTCGCCGACCACGACGCCGACTACGCGATGCTGGTGAGCCACGGGCTGTTCGAGCCGTTCGCACACGCCGACTGGGACACCGAGCGCCTGCTCACCGAATCCACCGTGGACTTCGACGCGCTGCTGCTCGGCGACAACCACGCGCCGGGCGTCGAGGAGGTCGACGGGACGTGGGTCACCTACTGTGGGTCGACCGAACGCGCGAGTGCGACGGAGCGCGACGACCGGGGCTACAACCTCGTCGCCACCGAGGAGGGGACGGTCGCCATCAGCCGCCGGGGCATCCCGGACACGCGCTCGTTCCGGTTCGTCGACGTCGAACTGAAGGAGGGCGAGGGCGTCGAGCGCGTCCGCGAGGCGGTACGCGAGCACGACTGCGAGGACGCCGTCGTCGTCGTCACCGTGACTGGCGACGGCGAGCCCGTCTCCCCTGCGCCGGTCGAGGAGCTGGCCATCGACCGGGGCGCGCTGGTGGCGCGGGTGAACGACCGCCGGGAGTTCGACGAGGAGCAAGAGGTCGAGGTGACGTTCGCGGACCCGGACGAGGCCGTCCGCGAGCGCGTCCGAGAGTTAGGATTGAGCCAGGCCGCCCGCGACGTGGACGAGACGGTCCGCGCCTCGAAGGTCGCCGACTCGAACGTCCGCGATTCGGTGAAAGAGCGCATCGAGCGCATCGTCGACGACGGCGACCTCGAGGCGTTCGAGGACGCGGAGCCCGCGGCGGAGGATGCCCCTGACGACGTGGCCGTCGACGACCCGGTCGCGGACGAGTCGACCGACGAGGGCAGCGAGGACGACCCACAGGGTTCGGAGCCGGCGTCGACGGACGGCGGTGATACGGTGCGCGCCGAATCCGACGGGGCCACCGGGAGCGAGGGCACGCCCGACGAACCCGCGGATGACGCCGACGAACAGGCCGCCGGAACCGACTCGCAGTCCTCCATGGAGGAGTTCCTGTGA
- a CDS encoding class 1 fructose-bisphosphatase encodes MMQEGASDTTVDAVVDAIAETAPEIRQGLVGRRGTVDEENPSGDEQVEADVWADDLLEQRLSSIDGVGQYASEERPDIVDCGEGVAVAVDPLDGSSNLKSNNAMGTIFGVYDAELPARGEDLVAAGYVLYGPVTTMLVARDDTVIEYELSGDERGVIERDVTIPDDPVVYGFGGRVPDWPADFAAYVDEVEDELKLRYGGAMIADVNQVVTYGGVFAYPALESAPDGKLRLQFEGIPIGYVVETAGGASSDGSQSLLSVEPTELHQRVPVHVGSEEYVDRLEAALE; translated from the coding sequence ATGATGCAGGAGGGAGCGTCCGACACGACGGTCGACGCCGTCGTCGACGCCATCGCCGAGACCGCCCCGGAGATCCGCCAGGGCCTCGTCGGCCGCCGCGGCACCGTCGACGAGGAGAACCCGAGCGGCGACGAGCAGGTCGAGGCCGACGTCTGGGCCGACGACCTGCTCGAACAGCGGCTGTCGAGCATCGACGGCGTCGGCCAGTACGCCAGCGAGGAGCGGCCCGACATCGTCGACTGCGGCGAGGGCGTCGCCGTCGCGGTCGACCCGCTCGACGGCTCGTCGAACCTCAAGTCGAACAACGCGATGGGCACCATCTTCGGCGTGTACGACGCCGAACTCCCCGCGCGCGGCGAGGACCTCGTCGCCGCCGGCTACGTGCTGTATGGCCCGGTGACGACGATGCTCGTCGCCCGGGACGACACCGTGATAGAGTACGAGCTCTCCGGTGACGAGCGCGGCGTCATCGAGCGCGACGTGACCATCCCCGACGACCCGGTCGTCTACGGCTTCGGCGGGCGCGTCCCCGACTGGCCCGCCGACTTCGCGGCCTACGTCGACGAGGTCGAGGACGAGCTCAAGCTCCGGTACGGCGGCGCGATGATCGCCGACGTGAACCAGGTCGTCACCTACGGCGGTGTCTTCGCGTACCCCGCCCTCGAATCCGCCCCGGACGGCAAGCTCCGGCTCCAGTTCGAGGGTATCCCCATCGGCTACGTCGTCGAGACGGCGGGCGGGGCCTCGTCAGACGGGAGCCAGTCGCTGCTCTCCGTGGAGCCGACGGAGCTGCACCAGCGCGTCCCGGTCCACGTCGGCAGCGAGGAGTACGTCGACCGGCTGGAAGCCGCGCTGGAGTGA
- a CDS encoding class I fructose-bisphosphate aldolase has protein sequence MRPIDDSPIVRDGKVLILAMDHGLEHGPVDFEPVPETIDPSTVFDVGTHDAVTAMAVQKGVAEAYYPSYEDDVNLLMKLNGTSNLWMGEPDSAVNCSVDYAVEECGADAVGFTLYGGSNNEIEMAEEFRDAQEDARKHDVPMVMWSYPRGQGLKNDRDPETIAYAARQALELGADVAKVKYPGSPENMEWAVDAAGKVKVVMSGGSKTDDYAFLKQVEGCMAAGGKGLAVGRNVWQRENPREILDALEAVIYEGASAEEALDR, from the coding sequence ATGCGACCCATCGACGACTCACCCATCGTCCGCGACGGAAAGGTACTGATCCTCGCGATGGACCACGGGCTGGAGCACGGCCCGGTGGACTTCGAACCGGTTCCCGAGACCATCGACCCGTCGACGGTGTTCGACGTGGGCACACACGACGCCGTGACGGCGATGGCCGTCCAGAAGGGCGTCGCCGAGGCGTACTACCCCTCCTACGAGGACGACGTGAACCTCCTCATGAAGCTCAACGGCACGTCGAACCTCTGGATGGGCGAGCCCGACTCGGCCGTGAACTGCTCGGTCGACTACGCCGTCGAGGAGTGCGGGGCGGACGCGGTCGGGTTCACCCTCTACGGCGGCTCGAACAACGAGATCGAGATGGCCGAGGAGTTCCGCGACGCGCAGGAGGACGCCCGGAAGCACGACGTGCCGATGGTCATGTGGTCCTACCCGCGTGGCCAGGGCCTGAAGAACGACCGCGACCCCGAGACCATCGCCTACGCGGCCCGCCAGGCGCTCGAACTGGGTGCCGACGTGGCGAAGGTCAAGTACCCAGGCTCCCCGGAGAACATGGAGTGGGCGGTCGACGCCGCCGGGAAGGTCAAGGTCGTCATGTCCGGCGGCTCGAAGACCGACGACTACGCGTTCCTCAAGCAGGTCGAGGGCTGCATGGCCGCGGGCGGGAAGGGCCTCGCCGTCGGCCGGAACGTCTGGCAGCGCGAGAACCCGCGCGAGATCCTCGACGCCCTCGAGGCCGTCATCTACGAGGGGGCCTCCGCCGAGGAAGCGCTGGACCGATGA
- a CDS encoding DUF7409 domain-containing protein, producing MGTNDGGEELVADAETLAGLDGVTPVAAAQLTDAGVTASDVAEKRVTYTDLVEAGVEQGVATDLRREYSLSWSSTLGDGLDERAESMGGLHDDERDWVAASTSDWEELGVREYDPVEREPVDVWADRERPTPVETVVDGWVADQLADAGITSVRQLAWVDAAALANALEVNVMQARTWRFSAREAFQRE from the coding sequence ATGGGCACGAACGACGGTGGCGAGGAGCTGGTAGCGGACGCCGAGACGCTGGCCGGCCTGGACGGGGTCACCCCGGTCGCGGCGGCCCAGCTCACCGATGCAGGTGTCACGGCGAGCGACGTGGCCGAGAAGCGGGTGACGTACACGGACCTGGTCGAGGCGGGCGTCGAGCAGGGCGTGGCGACCGACCTGCGCCGCGAGTACTCGCTGTCGTGGTCGTCGACGCTGGGCGACGGGCTGGACGAGCGCGCGGAGTCGATGGGTGGGCTGCACGACGACGAGCGCGACTGGGTGGCGGCCTCGACGAGCGACTGGGAGGAGCTCGGCGTGCGGGAGTACGACCCGGTCGAGCGCGAACCCGTCGACGTCTGGGCCGACCGGGAGCGCCCGACGCCGGTCGAGACCGTCGTCGACGGCTGGGTGGCCGACCAGCTCGCCGACGCCGGCATCACCTCTGTCCGGCAGCTCGCGTGGGTCGACGCGGCGGCGCTCGCGAACGCGCTCGAGGTGAACGTCATGCAGGCGAGAACGTGGCGGTTCTCGGCGCGCGAGGCGTTCCAGCGCGAGTGA
- the rad50 gene encoding DNA double-strand break repair ATPase Rad50, translating to MRVDRVRLSNFKCYGDADLRLDRGVTVVHGVNGSGKSSLLEACFFALYGSAAIPGTREDVIRTGEEECEVELWFRHDGTDYHLERGLKDYGDRVSHDCLLEGGDASWEGPSSVDAAITNLLRMDADAFVNCAYVRQGEVNKLIHASPSTRQDIIDDLLQLGKLEEYRERASEARLGVNDVLDNARGRKESLDEQVEEKEAKGLHDRLNELQSELNDTRSERERLEGNVEEAESTRDEAQAVLDDHEEKREELDAVATDVDELQDAIAETEREREELKSEIADRRADRDDLRDERDELRGEIELPDAGDLPDDAGIDADDTPALVDHRLDELEAEAEELQERINELSVEIGTKSDEADRLAERADELANEAEQKRTEAEELETDADEADADLDDLREKLDGFDDDIESHREAFDDAPVEFGAADSHLETLRDEREELREEANDLRTAVETLRNRIEEGEALLDEGKCPECGQPVDGSPHVDSLDDDRSELESKENDLDELEAEIEALDERIERAESLRDAEREVESLRENRENLAQLREQKAENVAEKRERAADLREEADELESEAEGKREEADSTREAADELRSDLGEANGERAEVKATVETLERLSELFGDVDSVEAEVERLRDERASKAELNEERRERLAEKRERKRELESEVDEERVEKARSEKQRAEEYLEQATEALGTLESEEADLRDRIGGVRNEIEELESLREKRDAVAERVDALESLYDEAQDLQEMYSDLRAELRRRNVETLERMLNETFDLVYQNDSYSHIELSGDYELTVYQKDGETLDPEQLSGGERALFNLSLRCAIYRLLSEGVEGAAPMPPLILDEPTVFLDSGHVSQLLTLVETMRTEYGVEQIILVSHDEELVGAADSLVHVEKDPTTNRATVSRGERPIPGLD from the coding sequence GTGAGGGTCGACCGCGTCCGCCTCTCGAACTTCAAGTGCTACGGTGACGCCGACCTGCGTCTCGACCGCGGCGTCACCGTCGTCCACGGCGTCAACGGCAGCGGGAAGTCCTCGCTGCTGGAGGCCTGCTTCTTCGCGCTGTACGGCTCGGCGGCCATCCCGGGCACGCGCGAGGACGTCATCCGCACCGGCGAGGAGGAGTGCGAGGTCGAGCTCTGGTTCCGCCACGACGGCACGGACTACCACCTCGAACGCGGCCTGAAGGACTACGGCGACCGCGTCTCCCACGACTGCCTGCTGGAGGGCGGCGACGCCTCCTGGGAGGGGCCGAGTTCGGTCGATGCGGCCATCACGAACCTGCTCCGGATGGATGCCGACGCGTTCGTCAACTGCGCGTACGTCCGCCAGGGCGAGGTGAACAAGCTCATCCACGCGAGCCCGAGCACCCGACAGGACATCATCGACGACCTCCTGCAGCTCGGCAAGCTGGAGGAGTACCGCGAACGGGCCAGCGAGGCCCGCCTCGGGGTGAACGACGTGCTGGACAACGCCCGCGGCCGGAAGGAGAGCCTCGACGAGCAGGTCGAAGAGAAGGAGGCGAAGGGGCTGCACGACCGGCTCAACGAGCTCCAGAGCGAGCTGAACGACACCCGGAGCGAGAGAGAGCGGCTGGAGGGTAACGTCGAAGAGGCGGAGTCGACCCGCGACGAGGCCCAGGCCGTCCTCGACGACCACGAGGAGAAGCGCGAGGAACTGGACGCGGTCGCGACCGATGTGGACGAGCTACAGGACGCCATCGCCGAGACGGAGCGCGAGCGCGAGGAGCTGAAGTCCGAAATCGCCGACCGGAGAGCCGACCGCGACGACCTGCGGGACGAACGCGACGAGCTCCGCGGCGAGATCGAGCTGCCCGACGCGGGCGACCTGCCCGACGACGCCGGCATCGACGCGGACGACACGCCGGCGCTCGTCGACCACCGGCTCGACGAACTCGAAGCCGAGGCCGAGGAACTGCAGGAGCGCATCAACGAGCTATCGGTCGAGATCGGGACGAAATCGGACGAGGCCGACCGGCTGGCCGAGCGCGCCGACGAGCTGGCGAACGAGGCCGAGCAGAAACGCACCGAAGCCGAGGAACTCGAGACCGACGCGGACGAGGCCGACGCCGACCTCGACGACCTGCGCGAGAAGCTCGACGGCTTCGACGACGACATCGAGAGCCACCGCGAGGCGTTCGACGACGCGCCCGTCGAGTTCGGCGCGGCCGACTCGCACCTCGAAACCCTCCGCGACGAGCGCGAGGAACTGCGCGAGGAGGCCAACGACCTGCGGACAGCGGTCGAGACGCTCCGGAACCGCATCGAGGAGGGCGAGGCGCTGCTCGACGAGGGGAAGTGCCCCGAGTGCGGTCAGCCCGTCGACGGCTCGCCCCACGTCGACTCGCTGGACGACGACCGTTCCGAGCTCGAATCGAAGGAGAACGACCTCGACGAACTCGAGGCGGAGATCGAGGCGCTCGACGAGCGCATCGAGCGCGCCGAGTCCCTCCGCGACGCCGAGCGCGAGGTCGAGAGCCTGCGCGAGAACCGGGAGAACCTGGCGCAGCTCCGCGAGCAGAAGGCCGAGAACGTCGCGGAGAAGCGCGAGCGTGCTGCCGACCTGCGCGAGGAGGCCGACGAGCTCGAATCCGAAGCCGAGGGGAAGCGCGAGGAGGCCGATTCGACCCGCGAGGCAGCCGACGAGTTGCGGAGCGACCTCGGCGAGGCCAACGGCGAGCGTGCCGAGGTGAAGGCAACCGTGGAGACGCTGGAGCGGCTCTCGGAGCTGTTCGGCGACGTCGACTCGGTCGAAGCCGAGGTCGAGCGACTGCGCGACGAGCGCGCGAGCAAGGCGGAGCTCAACGAGGAACGCCGGGAGCGCCTCGCCGAGAAGCGCGAGCGCAAACGGGAGCTCGAGTCGGAGGTCGACGAGGAGCGCGTCGAGAAAGCTCGCAGTGAGAAACAGCGCGCCGAGGAGTACCTCGAGCAGGCGACGGAGGCGCTCGGGACGCTCGAATCGGAGGAGGCGGACCTTCGCGACCGCATCGGTGGCGTCCGCAACGAGATCGAGGAGCTGGAGTCGCTCCGCGAGAAGCGCGACGCCGTCGCCGAGCGCGTCGATGCGCTCGAATCGCTGTACGACGAGGCGCAGGACCTCCAGGAGATGTACAGCGACCTGCGTGCGGAGCTCCGGCGGCGCAACGTCGAGACGCTCGAACGGATGCTCAACGAGACGTTCGACCTGGTGTACCAGAACGACTCGTACTCGCACATCGAGCTGTCGGGCGACTACGAGCTGACGGTGTACCAGAAGGACGGCGAGACGCTCGACCCGGAACAGCTCTCCGGCGGCGAGCGCGCGCTGTTCAACCTGAGCCTGCGCTGTGCCATCTACCGGCTGCTCTCCGAAGGTGTGGAGGGCGCGGCACCGATGCCGCCGCTCATCCTCGACGAGCCCACCGTCTTCCTCGACTCCGGGCACGTCTCGCAGCTGCTCACGCTGGTCGAGACGATGCGCACCGAGTACGGCGTCGAGCAGATCATCCTCGTGAGCCACGACGAGGAGCTCGTCGGCGCGGCGGACTCGCTGGTCCACGTCGAGAAGGACCCGACGACGAACCGGGCGACGGTCAGCCGGGGCGAGCGGCCGATCCCCGGGCTCGACTGA